The Vigna unguiculata cultivar IT97K-499-35 unplaced genomic scaffold, ASM411807v1 contig_122, whole genome shotgun sequence genome has a window encoding:
- the LOC114171163 gene encoding uncharacterized protein LOC114171163, with protein sequence MTTEATQSGNLLEFMCLLCDHEVVVLFDLGATHSFVSNECVGRLGLAMRKLECELIVATPASGEVSTTSMCVGCPMEVAGRRFTLNLICVSIEGLDVILGMDWLSSNDVVIDCGRRRVVFPDKVGLELISSNQAVREIEAGATCYMIVAHAEKMSTAEKISRISIVEEYAYVFSDEISELPPIRDVDFSIDLIPGAEPVSKAPYRMAPAEVAELKK encoded by the coding sequence ATGACTACAGAGGCAACCCAATCAGGTAATTTATTGGAGTTCATGTGTTTGTTGTGTGACCACGAGGTGGTGGTGTTATTTGACTTGGGGGCCACTCATTCATTCGTGTCTAATGAATGCGTGGGGAGGCTCGGACTTGCTATGCGAAAGCTGGAATGCGAATTGATAGTCGCTACGCCAGCATCtggagaggtatccaccacttcTATGTGCGTGGGGTGTCCTATGGAGGTGGCAGGCCGCAGGTTCACTCTGAATCTTATTTGCGTGTCGATAGAGGGTCTGGATGTGATACTGGGCATGGACTGGTTGTCGAGCAACGATGTTGTCattgattgtggacggcgcagGGTAGTGTTTCCAGATAAAGTGGGGTTGGAACTTATCTCGTCTAATCAGGCAGTGAGGGAGATTGAGGCTGGGGCTACATGCTATATGATAGTGGCTCATGCGGAGAAGATGAGTACAGCAGAGAAAATCAGCAGGATTTCGATAGTGGAGGAATACGCATATGTATTTTCGGATGAGATTTCAGAGTTGCCACCTATcagggatgtggatttctccattgatctcatccctggCGCTGAGCCAGTTTCTAAGGCACCGTACAGGATGGCACCTGCTGAGGTAGCCGAACTAAAGAAATAG
- the LOC114171164 gene encoding uncharacterized protein LOC114171164 translates to MANRGRRNTVGADDIAQAIHRMVDAMQPIAAPPRAVVAPTRPVSMENFMKHRPTKFSSKVTPDEVDAWMRECAKICRVLEFTDEQKLLFVTFLLVANAEYWWQGMQQLMQIHEEQVTWATFRTRFLEKYFSDSARHEREAEFLTLQQGTMTMEAYIERFEYLARFYTLVVTEDWRCRKFEGGLKHELRRFLVPLRIREFPVLVEQAKTVEQLDIGAQPSSTTTKGCDRHSSTEETL, encoded by the coding sequence ATGGCTAACAGGGGGAGGAGGAACACCGTTGGAGCTGACGACATAGCTCAGGCGATCCATCGTATGGTGGACGCGATGCAGCCCATAGCAGCGCCACCCAGAGCTGTAGTGGCACCTACCAGGCCGGTATCTATGGAGAATTTCATGAAACACCGACCGACCAAGTTCTCTAGCAAGGTCACTCCTGATGAGGTAGATGCCTGGATGCGGGAGTGTGCGAAGATCTGTCGGGTGTTGGAATTCACGGATGAGCAGAAGTTGTTGTTTGTCACATTTCTCCTGGTGGCAAACGCGGAGtactggtggcaggggatgcagCAGTTGATGCAGATCCATGAGGAGCAGGTGACCTGGGCTAccttcaggacgaggttcctggagaaatatTTCTCGGACAGTGCGAGGCATGAGCGGGAAGCAGAGTTCCTCACGTTGCAGCAGGGAACCATGACTATGGAGGCATACATTGAGAGGTTCGAGTACCTTGCACGTTTCTACACTCTGGTGGTCACTGAGgattggaggtgtaggaagttCGAGGGGGGACTAAAACATGAGCTACGCAGATTCTTGGTACCTCTCAGAATCAGAGAGTTCCCGGTTTTGGTCGAACAGGCCAAAACAGTTGAGCAGCTGGACATTGGGGCCCAGCCGAGCAGCACGACCACAAAAGGCTGTGACAGACACTCGTCAACAGAAGAAACCTTATAG